Part of the Anopheles coluzzii chromosome 3, AcolN3, whole genome shotgun sequence genome is shown below.
GTTACGAGTGTCTTGGTAGAAAACCCCAATTTATCATTCTACGCATCCTAAAAGTAATGTGGAAAGGACTCAAAAGTAAATAGTATTGTGCCCACCTGCTTTTTATTATCTCTCCAaccacttcttcttcttcttctatttggcgtaacgtcctacgcggacatgccggcctatacaggttttcgagacttaattcattaccacgcagccggatagtcaatccttgctacggggggactgTCCATTCTGGggttgaacccatgacgggcatgttattgagtcgttcgagatGATGTAccactgtaccacgggaccgcccctacCAACTACTTATCTAGGTCGAATAAATCCAAAACGGTTTAAATAGTGATACAATGATGTGGATCAAGCATTTAACCTGGTGGTCAAATATTGTAAATTTGAGAAAACTTGATACAAATTACCCGTCATCTTAACGTACATTTAGTAAGGTATATTATCATGTTGTATATGTCATGTTGTACACCAATGATAAGAATACTGCATTCCTTAATCATTTGCTCAAAAATTATGCTCAATAGCTGTCTTTGAATTGCGTTaacttttaaataatttatgtttatgcAATTTACTTGTCAACGGGGAACATATATTTTGTTTGTCCTTATCGTATCCAATATCTCAttttcaatcctaaaattcGAAACAACATGTTTAGTAGTTAACTTTGGACAGTTGAGAATAATGCTCCTTTGCTGTCTTCATTTCAGAATCTATGGATAATCCATACTATATAGGGtttttgatcgtatcccatagatttttggttcgttcccataatttattggtattttccgattggatatcaatacggATATCAATGGTGATATGGGAAACGGCCAAATAATCGTGggaacacaccaaacaaatgggaacccaccaaaaattaaTGTGAATAAACTAATAAATCGTGAGCAACCCTTTAAGTTATaaaaaaattttaaattttctgcTGCTTATTAATAAATTAGGATAATAAGTTCCTTCAGTTTTACAAATTTGGTTCAAGCATCATTGATTTATAGATTTCAGTTTTACCTAAAAAAGTGCTATATAGATTTTAGTTTTACCTAATTGCTTTTTACCTAAAAAAGTTAACAATTTGGGTGACTTTACACATTTGAACTACATTTAAGTATCCACTTTCAAGTCGATATTTTGTAAGAACGAAGAAGTCGATCAGTTTTCAAACTCTGATCATGATCCCTAAACCACTTAGTGATTAAAGGACTGTTCTTTTCTTTAAACATTCCATCTAAACTATtaggaactatttcattgaaTCAAAATAATCAATCTTTGCGGAAATCAAATGCTTGTTGCGAGATTTCGTTTTGATTTCAGCCAACACTCCTCATCAGACACTCCAATTGAGCGATTTGGTCCAACACATGATCTCATAGACGCATCACAGTTCACAATCTCCGGAGCACCAAACACGGCATCCCCGGCGATCTCCCATCCACCATCAGTCCGAAAACGGAAATATCGATAGGATGTCCCTGGTGTGCCGTGCTTTCGTTCGCAAAGATTCATTCCCATTCCGTGTCCCACAAGCGGTTCCACAGATCGTGTTTGTCCGATTTTAGCAATCACACAGAAGTTTCCTTTTCCGTCCGAAAATGGCCCAAAAATACGGCGACAAATCTTGTCCGGCCCGACAAGTTggcgtgtgtttgtctgtaTTTTGTATCGAACTGCCTGTCGCGTGGGTGACGGCCTAAAAGAGTGCCTTACATTGCGATGGCGTAGGACGGAATCGGTCGCTGCCTGGGGGCTGCGAAGGGGAAGGAAGCTGCGAAGGCGGGATTGAATGGTTTGGATACGTTACTActtcttttacttcctctTTATCGCTGTCTCTCTCGCGCTTACATTTCTTGGAACCCGTTGGGAGGTGGTAATGTAGTCGATGTCGCCTTCGCACCGGTGACTCGGTGACACGGAGGTGCTGTGTAACCCGATgcaacacactcacgcacCGCACCTTGGCAGCTTTGGGTTGGTGAATCACGCCGGTTTTGTGTTTCTAAATTTggtattctctctctctgtgatgtgatgggtggaaaattcatcgaaaaagggaaattaaaaAGGGCAACATTCGGTGGATGTTTCCGCAGCATCGCGACGTGTTTTAGAACCTTACGGCCACATCCGAAACACAATATATCCCCTCTGCCTGTCCGCCGCCGACGAGAATGCACGCGCCGGGCCGGGATGTTGACGCAACGGAACTAAAAATAGAGCCATTGTTCTTGAAGTTCTTCGCGCATTCCAACGTGCTGCCGTGCTGCCGGCCACTTAAGTGAGAGTGGTCTATCGCTAAGACCGGCGATCACTTCCGTTCCGACGGGATGGGATCTTCTTTCCCGCCGTTTTGCGGGATGCCCTTTGCCGGGAACCGCAATGGGTAAGCAGATCAGATCGATTGCCCGCCGCGGGGTGCGCCGACTTTCGCAACGTACACGCAGCACGGTacgcacacacgtacgcatCGCAGCCCCGGTGGGCTTCATGTTCGGTGCGCGTCATCATACGCGTCGTGGCCGCAAACCGTCGACACACACGTAGGCGTCGCGGGAACACCGCTGCTTCACCGCGACGGCCTTTTCATAATATTTAATTCATGGAGTGAACCGGCGCCGAACTCAGTTCCATCCCGTCCGTCGGCCAGTAAACAAGTGATCTCCTCTACTGCTCCGTGTCCGCGCTCGAAACTGTCCAAGGGCTACCGTgtatgtgcgcgtgtgtgtgcgtgtgtgtatgctggCGTAAACCAGTGCTTAAAACAACATACCGAACCGGCTTCTTCTCGTGCGCGCAGGCGTAAGCGCAccaactctctttctctcgcgcaCGTTATCTCGCGCTCAGCGCAAAACAAGGTGTACAGAGAAAGGGCACGAGGTAAAAGGCATCCCCAACCCCCCGACCGACCGTGGGGAGATTCGTgtgactgtgtgcgtgtgtgtgtgagtgagcggCGGGGTTGTTTCGTTCGCTCAAAAACGCTGCCCTGCATCACGGCACTGTTCAGTTCGTTCGTGCATTCCGGTCCCAGTGCTGCTAGTAGTGTGAccctgtgctgctgctgtctctCTGTTACCCCACTTTGTGCACGGTGTGATCCGACATATCCCCTCCGCACCAACCAAGCACAACGTGATTACCTCATCGCGCATCCGCAAAGTGTGTCAACGCATGGCCGCGCGCAGATGGTTGGAAAAGTGATTCTAGCGCGCTAACTGGCCACGGTTAGTGATAACGGGTGCCATCACGCTATCAGTGCAGTGCAAAAGTGTCGTACAGTGGTGAAAGATAactgaaaaaaacacacccacgCCACAGGGTAATTGAATAATAAGTACGTTAAACGGTAGTGATATTGGTGTGCAATAAGTGATAAAAGTAGAACGCAAAGTGTATCCCGATAAACATGGGGTTGAATAACCGCGACAAGCAGGCAAAGCTGAAAACTCAGAGCCTGCTAGACTCCGAGCGAGCCGGACAGCAAACGGTGACGACGGTAACGGTGGATCATGGTACGGTCGCGATGCCACTGGAGTCGATGGCAACCGTCAGCTCATCGACGGCGAACAACAGCAGTTCGTTCCAGCAGTCGTCATCGCCGTCCTCCTCGACGACCTCGAAGGTCCAGTCCAGTGCAGTGGAAAGTACAGTGCAGCGCAAGTCCTCCGATGGGCGCGTGATCAGTGAAGTGCGTGAGCAAGGCTCCAAGAAGGATGGGCCAAAGTTCAGCACCGTCAGCAGCATGCGCAGTGAGGCTAACCGGGCCAAACAGATCGATAGCTTCATCGAGGAGATACATCACATCGCGAGTGATACGATCGGCTCGACCGCACTGATCGGTGCCCCGGCCGGTATGGAGCTGCCCGCCGGGACGGTCACACAGAAAACGGTGCTGCTCAGTGGTGGTGAAAGTGCGCGCAAGCAATCGTACGTCAGTGAGAGTGTTGGCGGTGGTCATACCACCCTCCAGTCCAGTGTGTCCGGTGATGCTAGTCAGCAGGTGATATCGACCATCGGGCCGAGCAAGATCGAGATCTCGAAAATGGCCCTTGACAGCAGTGCCGTGTCGAGCAGTAGCACCAGCAAAGTCATGCAAAGTAGCAGCAGTGCCATAACGaagcaagagcagcagcaatcatcatcattgtcatCTTCATCGCAGAGTGCGATGCATAGTGAGAAAAATGTGTCCGAATCTAGTGCAATCTCCAGTTCACACAAGTCTGAGTCGAAGCAGAGCAAAAGCTCCCACACgacctcgtcgtcgtcgtcgtcgtcgagcACCAGCAAACTGATGTCGAGTGCTCAAAGCAAGGCTCAGTCTGTGTCGGAAACATTCCAATCGTCCGCACATGGTACGAGCGACAGTGCACAGTCCGGACGACAGACGGATACGCTGTCGATGAACGGTGGTAGACAGTCGCTGTCCACAGTACAGTCATCACACCTGCCGGACCATTCCACGTACGATCAGAAATCATTCCAGCTGGTGGATGGAGATGGCAAGACCCGCCAGCAGCATGACAGCCAGAGCTACTCGATGGCACAGAGTCAAGCGCCGACCACGAAAATCGTGTACGATTCGGCGGGTAATCAGATCACGAGCACTTCCTCCTCGTACCAAGCCGCGCAGGGCTACAGTACCTCCTCGTTCCAGACGGAGTTCTCCGACGGAGTCGATTTGTCGAAGTCGGCCAAGGACAGTTCCGCTGGAACGGCCAAGCTTCGCCAGACGGCGAACAACCAGAATCAAGTGCTGTACGATACAGCGGGCAACCGGATCACGACCACCGGCTCCTCATCGTATCAAGCGGCGCAAGGTTACAGTTCCTCGTCCTTCCAGAGCTCCGAAGCGATGGACTCAAAGTCATCGAAGGACTACATGTCCTCTACCAGTACATCCACGAAGCAGAGTCACAATGTGTCCACTTCCAAGGGTATGACGTCCAGCAGCGCAAAGGACTCTATCATCGACTCAACCACACTGGACAACTACTCGGTGCAGTTGCACGATTCGTCCACCGGTCAGCAACACTCCAACAATATGCTCATGAAAACGGAGTCGGCCCACACCGTGGCCAGCCTTTCGTCGGCACACGACGCACTGGCCAGTACGATCCAGAGCACGCAGCTCATTACGGAATCGGCGAGCGAGGCGCAGCAGCGCCAGCAACACTCCGAGTCGACCAAAACGTACGAAACGTCCTCGCACTATGCGCAGATGGACGAGGAAAGCCGTTCCCGGCGCAAGACGTCCGAGTATCGCGAGCAGCGCGAATCGAATGCCGCCATCCTGAAGCGCAAGATCTACGACGAGCACGGGCGGCGGCTGAACTTGATCGATGAGAAAATTGTGCCGAAAGACATCGTGACGGCGGACCTGCAGGACGACGTGACGAACGTGACCAAAACGTCGTTCGAGGCGAAACTGTTCAACCCGAAGCTGAAGCGATGGGAGCTGGTCGACCAGAAGACGATACTGGAGAAGGACATTACCACCGACATACCGGTGGAGATCGTCCAGGAGCTGGAGGTGGAGCGTCCCGAGCTGGCCAACATCACCACGACGATTCAGATGACGAAGGTTAGTGTTGCTACGCATTGCGGTTGGGTTCTGAAGGTGCTTTTGAACATCACAACTAACATTAATCCCTTAATGTGCTTGTATGTGTAGGTATACGATGCCAAGACCAAGCAGTGGAAAACGATCGATCAGAAGAAGCACATCGATGTGCTGGAAAAGATCACCTTCCTGGAGGAAAGCTCCGGACGCTCGGAGCTGGACGAGTCGGAGCGAACGAAAAACATGAAATCCATGGACATGGTGGTAGGTCTCGATGAAACAAGACACATCTAGATCATTTTAAAAGCTGCATTTTGTACTCGCATTTGTTCTTTCACAGGACCGTGTGACAATCAAGGAGGTGAGCGATCTAAGCGATCAGAAACGAAACCAGATCAACAAAACGTCCAAACGCACAGACCAACAAACCATCCAGGAGCAGTGCATCTGCGAAATCTGTACCTGCGGGTAAGTGTAACAATGAGTGGGGCGACCTCCCTGATGCCCACGTTTTTCTGTCCTCTTATTGGTCTCACGTCTGGCATTCAAACACCCACCAGCGGCATGGGGTACGTTGCATGTCCTTCAAAAGCGTTCAACGCGATCGGAAGAGGAAACTGCAGCGCACAGACGGCGATGCTCGTCCCCCTACTTGGTCGGAATTAATAGCTCCCACTGGTTCACTTCTCCCAATTCCTCCATGTCTCAttcattcccccccccccctcccctgaCCACTTGCCCCCAATCAATGCCGACGACCGTGTGTAAACCTTAAATGGTCAATTGGCAAGATCGCCGTGCTGAGCGTGTTTGCGGTTCGTTTGGTCGCCGTCGTTTCAATTTATGCTCATTTACAATCAACCTACGCGCCTTGCCCGCGATGACATCATCGCGGGTGCTTTGCCACGATTGAGCCCGAGATGCGAGATAGtggtgttgctggtggtggtagttgtgcgATCATCATCGGCAGCGCCCGCTGTCAGCAATGTTGggtgttatttatttagtttgttttggtttgcctCTTGCCACGGATGCTTTCAGCTGTGAGCTCTTTTGATTCTTCTCTTCACACTTCTTCATTGTGTGGCGATTCCCTTTATGTACAGGGTTTCTTATGTATTTTTGACTTTTTGTGATTACAACAAAGCGATGAAATAGGGGtagttgtattttttatttttctaagtaaaatacaaaaacaagaaacatgatgtataaaaaataatttatttcgtCGAGTATTTTTAAACTCATATTTTTATGTATTGGACCAATTTTTCTTGGTCAAAGGCTTTTTTAACGACACCACAATTCTCATGTGCCTCTCAAATATAATCAAAAAGCTTTTATCAAGAGAAACTAGTTCACTTAACCCATACCGGTCATGGAATTGATCCCAATCTCATAAAGGTTTTAGTATTGGTTCCGGAACCATATTTGTCTTGAAACTGTTTTTAAACGTATAACATTCCTGTCCTTGAACTAATCTTATAAAATATTACCCCTGAAACTGATCATGAATCTAAACCTATCCTGAATTTAACTAAGCACTCCCACTGTCTCTAGAGTTGATCCTAACACCATGTCGTTTCCCAAATTAATCTCCAACTAAATCGAATCAATACCGATCCTGGTATGATTCCGGGCACCATTTACACTTCAATGGTTTGATggcggggggggaggggtgctCAGAATCCCTGTACTGGGTCCATATACTTTATGAGTCCCTTCATCCATGGGGCCCCTATATAGCACAGAAGCTCCTGCTGAGAGTACTGTACACATTGTTCTATATGCTGGAATTACCATACACTGGGCCCCTACATTGACGGGGtcccccgcggccgctcagtccgcgcaccgttaaatccgccactgggtTTAGGTACTTAGgcgaaagcggggcaaaatgggcatgtggggcaaaatgggcaccctctatttaagcattttttgactacaaagatactttgcaatgctcaaaatgtattcattagagtgttctattaacaccatgtaagtttcataacccttacataacaaataacgaagaaaaatgcaaaataaggtttagtagcatattgatgtaatttttgccacttcgaaaataagcttaaaccagtgtcacagggatgcgttgaagttttacacGATATGTTTTTagagatatgatatttctatacaatttgtctgaagaaagcaaggcgattgaatgcgtatttttactaatataacaaaaattacaaaaatgcttcacgtggggcaaaatggacagttacacttggggcaaaatgggcagatgcttttgacacAGCTTCTAAAGATTCGaatttgtagatttaaacgtgtaaaaactgttgtaattttgataacatatttttgtaagaattttaagggcttttctgaccagcaaaacaaaagatagaacgaaaatacatttcacgaaacgtgcgcaaaagcatagaccattacctaagcgcagttgttgtggcccattttgccccagtgtGTTGACGTTTCACACTTTGTTTACatgtgcccattttgccccagggctatgcccattttactaTTTTGTCAAAAAAGCTTCTCGAAAAACATCAACTtgtattttacattattttaatgtttttaagttgttttcattctacgtggcaattttaatccatagataaatggtggagacatacaataatgaaagagaTCATTTAGCCCCGCTTTCTCCTACGTGAGTAACTGATTCCGCTACCATATTTGTCAATGAAACATTTCCGGCATCTGTTTTAAATATTCAGCGCAGTTTTCCGATTAATTAGCCAGCACATAACttactattttttaaaaattataaattaattgTGTATATCCTTTTATGAACTTCACATTTCAGACGGCATAACTGCTACAACTGTGGAGGAGGTACTGCAACGACACAAACTAAATCCTCAAAATATACTGCCACGAGCAATTCGGAAAATGTTTACCATCAAGGTAAATTTAATCCAGATATAAACTGTATGTGCactataattatttttattattttcttcttttagaAAATTTCACATCAGAGCTCAGTGCGCAAGCAACGTCGGGAAGACGAGGAACATGGACAATAGAAGATGCAGAAGATCATCTGAATCGAAGGGAATCGTACACGATTGAACATAGCAGCACCGCAAACGAAACATCGGAACGCAGACTCACGTGGACGAAGGATGATTTGGAAAAGGTTGATGTCACGAAGCTTAAAGCTGACTACATGCGACCAAAACCAATCAAGCATGAAGATAATCTCAAGCCCGAAGGAGCATTTACGGTGCCGGAACGAGCAGGATACACCCCAGGGGAGCGTGTCAAGCCGATAAAACCCGATGACAACCTTCGTCCAGAGGGCGAGTTCTCTACTCCAGAGAAGCTTCAGTACAGACCGGCCGAGCGTCCAAAGCAGGTTCGACCTGAGGATAACCTCAGACCGGAAGGAGACTTCGAGAAACCTGAGAAGCCTCAATACAGACCGGCCGAGCGTCCGAAACAGATCAAACCTGAGGATAACCTGCGTACTGAGGGAGAGTTCCAGGCTCCTGAGCGTCCAGAGTATCGTCCTGGAGAGCGACCGAAGCCTGTGCGTCACGATGATAATCTTCGTCCCGAGGGAGACTTCGAGCGTCCCGAGAAATCACCATTCCGACCAGCCGAGCGACCGAAGCAGGTTCGTCCTGAGGACAATCTTCGTCCAGAGGGCGATTTCTCTACTCCAGAGAAGCTTCAGTACAGACCGGCCGAGCGTCCAAAGCAGGTTCGACCTGAGGATAACCTCAGACCGGAAGGAGAGTTCGAGAAACCTGAGAAGCCTCAATACAGACCGGCCGAGCGTCCGAAACAGATCAAACCTGAGGATAACCTGCGTACTGAGGGAGAGTTCCAGGCTCCTGAGCGTCCAGAGTATCGTCCTGGAGAAAGACCGAAGCCTGTGCGTCACGATGATAATCTTCGTCCCGAGGGAGACTTCGAGCGTCCCGAGAAATCACCATTCCGACCAGCCGAGCGACCGAAGCAGGTTCGTCCTGAGGACAATCTTCGTCCAGAGGGCGATTTCTCTACTCCAGAGAAGCCTCAGTACAGACCGGCCGAGCGACCGAAGCAGATTCGACCTGAGGATAACCTCAGACCGGAAGGAGAGTTCGAGAAGCCTGAGAAGCCTCAGTACAGACCGGCCGAGCGTCCGAAGCAGATCAAACCTGAAGATAACCTGCGTACTGAGGGAGAGTTCCAGGCTCCTGAGCGTCCAGAGTATCGTCCTGGAGAGCGTCCGAAGCCTGTGCGTCACGATGATAATCTTCGTCCCGAGGGAGACTTCGAGCGTCCCGAGAAATCTCCATTCCGACCAGCCGAGCGACCGAAGCAGGTTCGTCCTGAGGACAATCTTCGTCCAGAGGGCGAGTTCTCTACTCCAGAGAAGCCTCAGTATAGACCGGCCGAGCGTCCGAAGCAGGTTCGACCTGAGGATAACCTCAGACCGGAAGGAGAGTTCGAGAAGCCTGAGAAGCCTCAGTACAGACCGGCCGAGCGTCCGAAGCAGATTAAACCTGAGGATAACCTGCGCACTGAGGGAGAGTTCCAGGCTCCTGAGCGTCCAGAGTATCGTCCTGGAGAGCGACCGAAGCCTGTGCGTCACGATGATAATCTTCGTCCCGAGGGAGACTTCGAGCGTCCCGAGAAATCACCATTCCGACCAGCCGAGCGACCGAAGCAGGTTCGTCCTGAGGACAATCTTCGTCCAGAAGGCGATTTCTCTACTCCAGAGAAGCCTCAGTACAGACCGGCCGAGCGTCCAAAACAGGTTCGTCCTCAAGATAACCTCAAGCCCGAAGGTGATTTCGAACGACCTCAGCCTACGATTGTAGGAAAGGCCGAGAGAGCTCAGATTGTTCGTCACGAGGACAATCTGTATATGGAAGGCAACTTCGAACGTACTGAGAAAACGGTTTACATATCTGGCGAGCGACCGAAGCCCATAAGACCTGATGATAATCTTCGTCCTGAGGGAGACTTCGAGCGCCCCGAGAAATCACCATTCCGACCAGCCGAGCGACCGAAGCAGGTTCGTCCTGAGGACAATCTTCGTCCAGAGGGCGAGTTCTCTACTCCAGAGAAGCCTCAGTACAGACCGGCCGAGCGTCCGAAGCAGATTCGACCTGAGGATAACCTCAGACCGGAAGGAGAGTTCGAGAAGCCTGAGAAGCCTCAGTACAGACCGGCCGAGCGTCCGAAGCAGATCAAACCTGAAGATAACCTGCATACTGAAGGAGAGTTCCAGACTCCTGAGCGTCCAGAGTATCGTCCTGGAGAGCGACCGAAGCCCATAAGACCTGATGATAATCTTCGTCCTGAAGGAGACTTCGAGCGTCCCGAGAAATCTCCATTCCGACCAGCCGAGCGACCGAAGCAGGTTCGTCCTGAAGACAACCTTCGTCCCGAGGGCGAGTTCTCTACTCCAGAGAAGCCTCAGTACAAATCGGCCGAGCGACCGAAGCAGGTTCGTCCTCAAGATAACCTCAGACCGGAAGGAGAGTTCGAGAAGCCTGAGAAGCCTCAGTACAGACCGGCCGAGCGTCCGAAGCAGATCAAACCTGAGGATAATCTGCGCACTGAGGGTGAGTTCCAGACTCCTGAGCGTCCAGAGTATCGTCCTGGAGAGCGACCGAAGCCTGTGCGTCACGATGATAATCTTCGTCCCGAGGGAGACTTCGAGCGTCCCGAAAAATCTCCATTCCGACCAGCCGAGCGACCGAAGCAGGTTCGTCCTGAAGACAATCTTCGTCCAGAGGGCGAGTTCTCTACTCCAGAGAAGCCTCAGTATAGACCGGCCGAGCGTCCGAAGCAGGTTCGTCCTCAAGATAACCTCAAGCCCGAAGGTGATTTCGAACGACCTCAGCCTACGATTGTAGGAAAGGCCGAGAGAGCTCAGATTGTTCGTCACGAGGGCAATCTGTATATGGAAGGCAACTTCGAACGTACTGAGAAAACGGTTTACATATCTGGCGAGCGACCGAAGCCCATAAGACCTGATGATAATCTTCGTCCCGAGGGAGACTTCGAGCGTCCCGAGAAATCTCCATTCCGACCAGCCGAGCGACCGAAGCAGGTTCGTCCTGAGGACAATCTTCGTCCAGAGGGCGAGTTCTCTACTCCAGAGAAGCCTCAGTACAGACCGGCCGAGCGACCGAAGCAGGTTCGACCTGAGGATAACCTCAGACCGGAAGGAGAGTTCGAGAAGCCTGAGAAGCCTCAGTACAGACCGGCCGAGCGTCCGAAGCAGATCAAACCTGAAGATAACCTGCGTACTGAAGGAGAGTTCCAGGCTCCTGAGCGTCCAGAGTATCGTCCTGGGGAACGACCGAAGCCTGTGCGTCACGATGATAATCTTCGTCCCGAGGGAGACTTCGAGCGTCCCGAGAAATCTCCATTCCGACCAGCCGAGCGACCGAAGCAGGTTCGTCCTGAGGACAATCTTCGTCCAGAGGGCGATTTCTCTACTCCAGAGAAGCCTCAGTATAGACCGGCCGAGCGACCGAAGCAGGTTCGTCCTCAAGATAACCTCAAGCCCGAAGGTGATTTCGAACGACCTCAGCCTACGATTGTAGGAAAGGCCGAGAGAGCTCAGATAGTTCGTCACGAGGACAATCTGTACATGGAAGGCAACTTCGAACGTACTGAGAAAACGGTTTACATATCTGGCGAGCGACCGAAGCCCATAAGACCTGATGATAATCTTCGTCCCGAGGGAGACTTCGAGCGTCCCGAGAAATCACCATTCCGACCAGCCGAGCGACCGAAGCAGGTTCGTCCTGAGGACAATCTTCGTCCAGAGGGCGATTTCTCTACTCCAGAGAAGCCTCAGTATAGACCGGCCGAGCGTCCGAAGCAGGTTCGTCCTCAAGATAACCTCAAGCCCGAAGGTGATTTCGAACGACCTCAGCCTACGATTGTAGGAAAGGCCGAGAGAGCTCAGATAGTTCGTCACGAGGACAATCTGTACATGGAAGGCAACTTCGAACGTACTGAGAAAACGGTTTACATATCTGGCGAGCGACCGAAGCCCATAAGACCTGATGATAATCTTCGTCCCGAGGGAGACTTCGAGCGTCCCGAGAAATCACCATTCCGACCAGCCGAGCGACCGAAGCAGGTTCGTCCTGAAGACAATCTTCGTCCAGAGGGCGAGTTCTCTACTCCAGAG
Proteins encoded:
- the LOC120958519 gene encoding uncharacterized protein LOC120958519 isoform X26 — protein: MGLNNRDKQAKLKTQSLLDSERAGQQTVTTVTVDHGTVAMPLESMATVSSSTANNSSSFQQSSSPSSSTTSKVQSSAVESTVQRKSSDGRVISEVREQGSKKDGPKFSTVSSMRSEANRAKQIDSFIEEIHHIASDTIGSTALIGAPAGMELPAGTVTQKTVLLSGGESARKQSYVSESVGGGHTTLQSSVSGDASQQVISTIGPSKIEISKMALDSSAVSSSSTSKVMQSSSSAITKQEQQQSSSLSSSSQSAMHSEKNVSESSAISSSHKSESKQSKSSHTTSSSSSSSSTSKLMSSAQSKAQSVSETFQSSAHGTSDSAQSGRQTDTLSMNGGRQSLSTVQSSHLPDHSTYDQKSFQLVDGDGKTRQQHDSQSYSMAQSQAPTTKIVYDSAGNQITSTSSSYQAAQGYSTSSFQTEFSDGVDLSKSAKDSSAGTAKLRQTANNQNQVLYDTAGNRITTTGSSSYQAAQGYSSSSFQSSEAMDSKSSKDYMSSTSTSTKQSHNVSTSKGMTSSSAKDSIIDSTTLDNYSVQLHDSSTGQQHSNNMLMKTESAHTVASLSSAHDALASTIQSTQLITESASEAQQRQQHSESTKTYETSSHYAQMDEESRSRRKTSEYREQRESNAAILKRKIYDEHGRRLNLIDEKIVPKDIVTADLQDDVTNVTKTSFEAKLFNPKLKRWELVDQKTILEKDITTDIPVEIVQELEVERPELANITTTIQMTKVYDAKTKQWKTIDQKKHIDVLEKITFLEESSGRSELDESERTKNMKSMDMVDRVTIKEVSDLSDQKRNQINKTSKRTDQQTIQEQCICEICTCGRHNCYNCGGGTATTQTKSSKYTATSNSENVYHQENFTSELSAQATSGRRGTWTIEDAEDHLNRRESYTIEHSSTANETSERRLTWTKDDLEKVDVTKLKADYMRPKPIKHEDNLKPEGAFTVPERAGYTPGERVKPIKPDDNLRPEGEFSTPEKLQYRPAERPKQVRPEDNLRPEGDFEKPEKPQYRPAERPKQIKPEDNLRTEGEFQAPERPEYRPGERPKPVRHDDNLRPEGDFERPEKSPFRPAERPKQVRPEDNLRPEGEFSTPEKPQYRPAERPKQVRPEDNLRPEGEFEKPEKPQYRPAERPKQIKPEDNLRTEGEFQAPERPEYRPGERPKPVRHDDNLRPEGDFERPEKSPFRPAERPKQVRPEDNLRPEGEFSTPEKPQYRPAERPKQIRPEDNLRPEGEFEKPEKPQYRPAERPKQIKPEDNLHTEGEFQTPERPEYRPGERPKPIRPDDNLRPEGDFERPEKSPFRPAERPKQVRPEDNLRPEGDFSTPEKPQYRPAERPKQVRPQDNLKPEGDFERPQPTIVGKAERAQIVRHEDNLYMEGNFERTEKTVYISGERPKPIRPDDNLRPEGDFERPEKSPFRPAERPKQVRPEDNLRPEGDFSTPEKPQYRPAERPKQVRPQDNLKPEGDFERPQPTIVGKAERAQIVRHEDNLYMEGNFERTEKTVYISGERPKPIRPDDNLRPEGDFERPEKSPFRPAERPKQVRPEDNLRPEGDFSTPEKPQYRPAERPKQVRPEDNLRPEGEFEKPEKPQYRPAERPKQIKPEDNLRTEGEFQAPERPEYRPGERPKPVRHDDNLRPEGDFERPEKSPFRPAERPKQVRPEDNLRPEGDFSTPEKPQYRPAERPKQVRPEDNLRPEGDFEKPEKPQFRPAERPKQIKPEDNLRTEGEFQAPERPEYRPGERPKPVRHDDNLRPEGDFERPEKSPFRPAERPKQVRPEDNLKPEGSFEKPEKPQYRPAERPKQVKPLDNLRPEGDFERPKPTPVGKPDRAQIVKHEDNLRVEGNFERVEKTVFVAGERPKPIKPDDNLRPEGDFMTPEKQQFRPAERPKQIKPQDNLRPEGDFERPQKSPIGPGERPKPIRHDDNLRPEGSFERPEKATFKPAERPKQIRPEDNLRTEGEFEKPEKPQFRPAERPKQVKPQDNLQIEGDYNTFKEYTEQKQRKEAILKEVHEPGIADGAVLVTTQTVTTILKGEKKQPTGRQVTSNEVHDHATRSESESFTHSHSQHQQQHHTSEQVSSSTAINRAQRIEASTNERDQTTSQRSATKHSQSIHDVSGRNVAESITNHSQHHVVNGKTVVGGMTEHQSHSSHSLKSSSSSSKVHQTSSSTMQQHSSAIKSSSSSSSSSNTHQHQDSLHQLQHGETRHTRTNGTIVTGDDGGPLPGGVQHHTREQMTGSQVSSSSSKVVIDGKVVTDKSASSKLASEKLAIDGVVVTDKSFVERQKTGFDGMESISNVQTTGQNVHGATSSNLQDTTSTSTGSHSSTKTQSQTRSTNNIIHAESSTNGHPVGRRNGSLTTSSQAGSGQMAETQVKKLIGGKWVTKTIKTESKSFAQDHHQHEAVHGDSKMVHSDHVARQQHQTQSAGTEMHSHSISTSSSSVSKSQSSSTIVSDKTVQRGVRETTVSAGSPSGRPAAGARGGSSIVLGESTIDSSSSKRQQTSTTTKLIGGKLVHVTNASDSNNNSSAGKASAQNASNAHHSSLQEQLSSQTASSTSTASNVMKSSRTSESSTTRNTSTIGQQSSTSQQQQQQYNRKNTFASSENVNNSILCRPAQTSTATTTQHAANGVAGGMSVSGSIQRKSISNLNDSAMYSTTNRTSYSSLHRRGKESAESRMQDYVKTLETGTITNRTVRGQPCPPPTLASTGLSNSSSTATASSSTSMSAANQKSLRDYHSAMNVTRSSSTKANASSISFGDDKFHGTSSYKVQYIQQHEGRCPAAAHDNMKLSKVTKQHTYYVRDKK